ATACTGGATTGCCAGAGGGTGCGCGCGGTACGGTAGAGCTGATGTCGCTGCGATGCTCCTGGAGAAGGCTCTTGATGCTACTGCGATACAGTTTGAGAGGACCGGTACGATATGGGAGTACTACCACTGCGGACTTGGTGACCAGAAAACAGTCGAGAGAAAGCCTGATACGAGCAGAAATATGCCCAGTTGCGATTATCTCGGACATAACCCACTTATCGCCATGGCCTATCTCTATATGGAATGTCGTGAGGTGTCATGAGGCTTGGCTGAAGGCATTCAGCTTCTTACCTGGAGTCAATCGATCGCAGAAGCATGCTTTCACGCGCGGCTTCCGCATTCGATGACTCCTCGTCGCGCCTCTAGCTCAGCGCGGACCTCTGACATACGTTGATGTGTCAATGGTCTGCCTACGCAAACGGTACCGCGCTAATGATGTGATTTAGGGTGTAGACGGTAGTCAAGGTTGGGCGGAGTGAGTCAGCGTTGTAAAGGTCGTCTGCCTCTGCCCTGTTAGAACAACGGCCTCCCGGCAGATGTCTGGTCAACGGGGCGTGGTCATGCTCCATCCTCCTTCATGGGGTGGATGCCTGAGTAATGTTGCATCAATTGTTGCTGCGCCTGGTGCATCGGCAGTGTGCGTGTATTGTAGTCGTACGTGTTTACTCCGGCTCACTCGGTAGATGTTCGCTCAATCCCGTGGGTAGTCTGTGCGAGCATAACGTAAATTGACCTGCGATGACTTTGAACGCTCACTCAGCATGAGTTAGCGCAGCTTTACCCTCTTGATTGCGCTATCCGTGAAAGCGTATCATGAAAAATAAGTTCATCTTGTACTACCCCCTTCTGATGCTGGCTTCTGCATCCATCCTGCAGGCGTTAGATGCCCCCGCCATCCCAACCATCGAGCAAGAACTGGTCGTGGTGGGTGAGCCGGTCCATGTTGCTATCGAGCCCGTTTATGATGGAAACGCATGGGCGTTTACGGCCCGGTGGGACGATAACCACAAGATCAATCTGATGATGCGGGACGCGATGGCCGACATCGGGATGAAGGGGACCTTCTACCTCAATCGTTCCGCAGGGCAGTACGGCGCCGGTCAGGAGTATGCCCTGGCTCTGATCGAGCGGGGGAGCAGTATTGGTGGCCATACGACTTGGCATTACTCGCTGCCGACGCTCAACCCCAACACGCTTTTTCGCGAAATCCTTCTGAACCGCATCGAGCGTGAAGCCGAAGTTGATACACCGATAACCTCCTTTGCCTTTCCCTTTGGTCGCTACTCCGACCGTGACGAGGCAGACGCCATGGAGCGCGTTACCGATGCCTGGCTCAGAAACGGGTACCATCATAATGTCTATCATGGCTTCGTCTATAACAACCCGCATATGCCAGATGGCTATGCCTCCTCCGTCCATCAGGTCAAACCGGGTGACTTCACTATCGATGCGGAGAGCTTTGAAGCGCAGATCAACAGAATCCTTGCGAACCCCCAACAGTACCAGAAGGACGATCCTGCGATCAGCCTGGGTGTGCACGCCCGACAGTCTCCCGAGGAAATGGATAAATTCAAAGCCCTGATATCGGGTTACTCAAGCCGGGACGATTTCTGGAAGTGTAACGAAACCGAGCTGGCCGCTTACCGGTTACAGGCCAAACATACCCAGATCCTCCCGGATCTGGACACTCCCAATGACTGGCACATGGTCCGTCCGCGTGCAGCCTATGCCGGGGCTGATGTCCCCCTCACCCTCCGCCTGCGTGGACCTGAGCCAGTGCGGGTCATGCTTGACGGGCAGGAACTTGAATGTCGCCCAGATGGCGACAGTTGGTTGGTTAATCTGCCCTATGGCACCGAACAGGGCGCCCCCGATAAGATTAGCTGGCTGCAAAACGGCCCCGGTGAACACCGCCCAACACCTGACAATGAATTTCCGGGTCTGGATTTCCGTCTGGAGCCGACCCGGGATGAGGGGTGGTCGCTGACGCTAACCAACGACAGTGATGTCACCGTACGCGACATACAGGTTATTATGCGACTACCCTTATACTATGCCGATGGGGTTCGCATGTCGAAGGTCGGCGAGTTGCCCCCGGGGGATTCAGTCAAGCTGCACTTCGAGCGGGGGCCGGTGGTAAGTGATCCGAGCTATCAGGATGGGGCAGTGTTTGCCGCCGCCGAAATCGATTTTAACCATGATGGTGTGCCCGGTCGCATTTACGCCTCATATATCGGGGAGGCCGCCGTTCGTCTGGTTGAGGATGTGCGCGATGCGGCTGTGGTTGTCGGACCCTTGCCACCAGATTTTTCCGTCAAAGAACTGTTGGCATATTCGCGGCCTGGAGCACCGTTTTCGCCGGTTATGGATTCTCCGCTCGGGCAGTGGCGAACGGTCAGCGACGAGGTCCGTGCCGAGTTTGCCGCCAATCGCTTCGTCGTTTATAACCGGGAACGGGCCTGGCGAAAGGCCGCTGAGGCCTACGAACGCAAGCCCGCTCTGGTCGGTGTCATCTGTGATGTTTCACTGGACCAAAGCGGCCCTTTGAAAATTATTGCCGGTCTGAAGCTGACGAGTGTTGGGGTCGATGGTGTCGAGGTCTCGCTCAAAGACGGTGTGACCTCAAGTGTGAGCGCAGGTACACACCGTATACTGCTAGTCTTTGAGAAAAACGTCCAAGGCGCCTACTACAAGGAAATGCCGACTTATCTGAATGTGTCCATTAACGGACAACCCATTCACTTCCTGCCCGCAGCGCCCTTGTCGCTGGCAGTGGAGTAGGTGTCGTGTGGGTTTCCGTCATGGAAACTCAATACAATCATAATAGACAGCAAGCGCCGCTTGCTTATCTGCGGGTGAATCAAAGAGCCAGCGAGTTTAGCGCAGCATAAGGTCGACCGGGCATGTCCCCATGAACGGAATTTTTCCCAGCAAGGCCTTGGCATAAGCCTCCACCATATTTGGTTGGCGAGAGTAGGCGCAGACATAGTTATCGATGATGCCTATTTCGCGGATGGCGTATGGGTTTCCGAAAGAAACGAAATACGCAGCTTGCCCATTCTTAATCGCTGGCCAGTTGATGCGCCCGTGGCAGTCTGCGCTGAGGCGGATAGTTCCCCCCTTGGCACGCGGGCAAGCCTGTGTCAGGTAAATCACCGCCTCATAGGCGCTTGTGTCTCCCGGCACCACATCTGTCCCGTTGACACAGGTCACTTCATAACCGTCCGATTCCAACTCGCTCGCCAAGAGGTAGATCGGCTGTGTATTGTCACGGTCTTCCCCGACATTGAGGTCGAAGGGCTTGGGCTCGTCTGCGGGCAGATCAATCAGCAATATCTTCGATCCCGTCGGGGCTTTAAGCGGGTAGCGGTTTTTCCAGTCGCGGACGAGTGTGAGTGAACGCTCGGCGACTTCATGCGGTAGCTCGATTGCCGCAGGTTCATTCACAAATTGATCAAAGGCAGCTTCATCCGGCAGTGACGGTTTGTCACTCAACAGGCCGAGTTTTGCTTTCATTGAGAGGATGCGATCGACCGAGGCATTGATTTGGGTTTCGTCGAGACGACCGTCATTAAGGGCCTGCTCAATGACTTCGACAGTGCTGTCAACACTGCTGGAAATGAAAAGAAGCATATCTGCGCCTCCTTGCAGGGCTCCGATTACGAGGTCATCTTCATTGGTGTAGACAGAGTCGAGGCCGCCCATGCCAAAAGCATCGGTAATGATGACGCCCTCAAAACCCATCTGCTCGCGCAGTAGGTCGATCTGAATCGCTCGGTCCATCGTGGCTGGCAGGAGCAGTCCGGTCCTTGGGTCGCACTGTGATCGCCCCTCCAGTGCGATCCAGCCGGTCATGATGCTCATGACGCCAGCATCTATCGCAGCTCCAAAGGTACGACCATAGGTGGCTTGCCACTGATCGAAGGGCAGGGTGTTGTGCGTGACGATGATGTGCTGGTCCCGCGTATCGACGCCATCGCCGGGGAAGTGCTTGGCGGTGGCGGCCATGCCATTCTCCTGAAAGGCTCGAATGTACGTCTGCGAGAGACTGCAAATACGCTCAACATTGTCACCGTAGGCCCGATGGTTAACGATGGGGCTATCCCAGTTCATGCTGATGTCCACAACCGGCGCAAA
This genomic interval from Ruficoccus sp. ZRK36 contains the following:
- a CDS encoding glycoside hydrolase family 3 N-terminal domain-containing protein, whose translation is MLSNLMSKTSPLSLTELEALQLERAKASLTAQEKLAQLLHPIFWAHWRTETTEGVLGRVGKMPWGGGFLGTADVCDQGPLLREAQQRQKIPMLVSGDHECGCRATRAPQCGRPMNFGAIEPIEEAEELLYRASVNVAQQARALGCHWNFAPVVDISMNWDSPIVNHRAYGDNVERICSLSQTYIRAFQENGMAATAKHFPGDGVDTRDQHIIVTHNTLPFDQWQATYGRTFGAAIDAGVMSIMTGWIALEGRSQCDPRTGLLLPATMDRAIQIDLLREQMGFEGVIITDAFGMGGLDSVYTNEDDLVIGALQGGADMLLFISSSVDSTVEVIEQALNDGRLDETQINASVDRILSMKAKLGLLSDKPSLPDEAAFDQFVNEPAAIELPHEVAERSLTLVRDWKNRYPLKAPTGSKILLIDLPADEPKPFDLNVGEDRDNTQPIYLLASELESDGYEVTCVNGTDVVPGDTSAYEAVIYLTQACPRAKGGTIRLSADCHGRINWPAIKNGQAAYFVSFGNPYAIREIGIIDNYVCAYSRQPNMVEAYAKALLGKIPFMGTCPVDLMLR
- a CDS encoding polysaccharide deacetylase family protein, producing the protein MKNKFILYYPLLMLASASILQALDAPAIPTIEQELVVVGEPVHVAIEPVYDGNAWAFTARWDDNHKINLMMRDAMADIGMKGTFYLNRSAGQYGAGQEYALALIERGSSIGGHTTWHYSLPTLNPNTLFREILLNRIEREAEVDTPITSFAFPFGRYSDRDEADAMERVTDAWLRNGYHHNVYHGFVYNNPHMPDGYASSVHQVKPGDFTIDAESFEAQINRILANPQQYQKDDPAISLGVHARQSPEEMDKFKALISGYSSRDDFWKCNETELAAYRLQAKHTQILPDLDTPNDWHMVRPRAAYAGADVPLTLRLRGPEPVRVMLDGQELECRPDGDSWLVNLPYGTEQGAPDKISWLQNGPGEHRPTPDNEFPGLDFRLEPTRDEGWSLTLTNDSDVTVRDIQVIMRLPLYYADGVRMSKVGELPPGDSVKLHFERGPVVSDPSYQDGAVFAAAEIDFNHDGVPGRIYASYIGEAAVRLVEDVRDAAVVVGPLPPDFSVKELLAYSRPGAPFSPVMDSPLGQWRTVSDEVRAEFAANRFVVYNRERAWRKAAEAYERKPALVGVICDVSLDQSGPLKIIAGLKLTSVGVDGVEVSLKDGVTSSVSAGTHRILLVFEKNVQGAYYKEMPTYLNVSINGQPIHFLPAAPLSLAVE